The uncultured Methanomethylovorans sp. genome contains a region encoding:
- a CDS encoding cobaltochelatase subunit CobN — MQRKYVFALVLSVLLLASLTTVVSAAGNKVNITYIGYNPSDALQSASQANVYSQYIDYTYIPAYNDSYYASNELLSAVESGFLEKQDIIFCDMVGSKVYVSNNGAVNASLQAAHDSGTSLLSIRTSSAPSYFDYSSDGKGNDTICTYYNSMGTTGEGLANAENLLIYLATEYGSLSELIDTADTSTDSSSADNSTTTGSSTGTGDVKFLFVLGTDFNTAALNSAAAESDISSQLSTTVISKSETVPADFDFSGYSMIFIESQPESTLGNWNASINAAKANGAMVIGYNLSDNITLPNVDLYSANYTNIERYWVQGGEANMGNMLRFMGQKFSGAFAGQTVAEAEILQKKVNVTYIINSDTSVYYLNQVLAERAVITDRFNVNVMTAAEAINSSKDIANEDVIMLYMVGANELPELKDRLLAAKNNGAQIGMFGMLSDVYGIATIDMSVSPYAAMTDYLYNDGYDNMENWIRCIGATLENVYIEYSSADEPAIPDDGIYHPDAFPRIFSNSTEYLEWYADHGYNASAPTIGIIGNKLGKTSIEYNTEDAIIRELESKGCNVIYTTYSVCTDDVDYFTKDGKVIVDSIISLKGFYLNYDDHEKGIEYLEKYNVPVIKGIEDYYQTPDEYNESVLGLSTASIPYQVTQPEIDGLTDYIWVAGRVKDEETQQYYYEPLTSQVEWICGRAIAWADLGRKENADKKITILYYNHEGGKNNIGASYLDIGSSFTLLLDNMKAAGYNIGNGSIPNGSEFIDLFIESRNVGTWAPGELEKVVQSGYVTLLPVDEYLEWYNTLPKSVRTEVEDTWGKAPGDVMTYENSSGEYFVIPTIQLGNVNFVPQPMRAILSDESLIYHNSSIPPTHQYLATYFWINNVYDADAMIHFGTHGTQEWLPGNEVGLWRYDYPSIMVAETPVIYPYIMDNVGEGTQAKRRGDAVIIDHLTPPIIEAGLYGDLATMSEKIQNYQDAKSDDETAMMSLYRNSTIELYGNLSLSEDLEVSTGELYNMTDDDFDNFLDSVLEGYLEDMKSELIPYGLHVFGVAPEGNKLVCMVKSMLGDDFSDHIYNMLDKDNGTEDDWKAEADSDAILLLNATVLNETNISTAQVNVLGLTNTNITSDLELATKYAYNLSLTTREINQTLSALNAKYIEPGTGNDPILNPDALPTGKNFYSFDQRTIPDEETEAMGSAIIDDWLETNYAANGTYPNKVAFVMWSVETMRHEGLMEAEIYSLLGVKLERTSGRITGFTVIPQEEMTHPRIDVLLTTSGLYRDTFPYQVELLDKAVRMVAQLNETNETNYVRWNSLKIEDAMLASGYNESVAHNISMSRVFSEAAGTYGTGVTEAVEASNTWDNSSEVADLYISRMSNVYGADVWGVNYEDVFKLNLGNVDAAIHSDTSNLYGLIDNDDYYSYFGALGLAVKSISGESPSMYIADLTSMDNPEIITLGEAFSAELTARYLNPNWITGMMEYDYAGAREMMKTVEYMWGWEATTPDLVTDSDWNKMYETYIQDSQNLGLDEFLKENAYQYQSITGRMLETIRKGSWDASDEVVQDLVKEYVDSVVENGVTCCHHTCGNPLLDEYIQGVMSVPGVVDEETAAEYKKLMEEATTATDTQSSSSHSSSSSNDKELKITNQAASSESNQTTNSQVGAGADLSKQAPETSKSTPDNYVEGYEMTKETVSQPESNNSPTFSGSDLVAFLLVAGAAGAVFLGFMRKKKI; from the coding sequence ATGCAACGAAAATATGTATTTGCATTAGTATTAAGTGTATTGTTGCTAGCATCGCTAACGACAGTGGTATCGGCAGCCGGAAACAAAGTAAATATTACGTATATTGGATACAATCCAAGCGATGCATTGCAATCTGCAAGCCAGGCAAACGTGTATAGTCAATATATAGACTACACATATATTCCGGCATACAATGATTCATATTATGCAAGCAATGAACTGCTCTCTGCTGTAGAAAGCGGATTTTTGGAAAAACAGGATATAATATTCTGTGATATGGTTGGTAGCAAGGTCTACGTTTCTAACAACGGAGCAGTGAATGCTAGTTTGCAGGCAGCACACGACAGCGGAACCTCTTTGTTAAGCATACGTACAAGCAGTGCTCCATCGTATTTTGATTATTCTTCAGATGGCAAGGGTAACGATACCATCTGCACATACTACAACAGCATGGGAACAACAGGTGAAGGGCTTGCAAATGCAGAGAACTTACTAATATATCTTGCAACAGAATACGGCAGTCTTTCTGAGCTTATAGATACTGCAGATACCTCAACGGATAGCAGTTCAGCCGATAATAGTACAACTACCGGTAGCTCAACTGGAACTGGCGATGTGAAGTTCCTGTTCGTTCTTGGTACTGATTTTAACACTGCTGCCCTAAATAGTGCTGCAGCTGAATCAGATATATCTTCGCAATTAAGTACAACAGTTATCTCTAAGAGTGAAACAGTACCAGCAGATTTTGATTTCTCAGGATACTCAATGATATTCATTGAATCACAGCCTGAATCCACTTTAGGAAATTGGAATGCCAGCATAAATGCTGCAAAAGCCAATGGTGCAATGGTCATCGGTTACAACCTTTCTGATAATATTACTCTGCCAAATGTAGACCTCTATTCTGCCAATTACACTAATATCGAAAGGTATTGGGTGCAGGGTGGAGAGGCAAACATGGGTAACATGCTCAGGTTCATGGGCCAGAAGTTTTCAGGTGCCTTTGCAGGACAAACAGTTGCTGAAGCAGAGATCTTGCAAAAGAAAGTGAATGTTACTTACATCATCAATTCAGATACCAGTGTGTATTATCTGAACCAAGTGCTTGCTGAAAGAGCAGTGATCACAGACAGGTTCAATGTTAATGTGATGACAGCCGCCGAGGCCATAAACAGTTCCAAGGATATTGCCAATGAAGATGTTATCATGTTATACATGGTAGGGGCTAATGAACTTCCGGAGTTGAAGGATAGGCTTCTTGCTGCAAAGAATAACGGTGCTCAGATTGGAATGTTTGGTATGCTATCCGATGTATATGGTATAGCAACTATTGACATGTCTGTTTCTCCATACGCTGCAATGACAGATTATCTATATAATGACGGTTACGACAATATGGAGAACTGGATTCGTTGTATCGGAGCTACTCTTGAGAACGTCTATATTGAATATTCTTCTGCAGATGAGCCAGCTATTCCGGACGATGGTATCTATCATCCGGATGCATTCCCAAGAATCTTTTCAAATAGTACTGAATATCTGGAATGGTATGCAGATCACGGCTATAATGCATCAGCTCCTACTATTGGAATAATCGGTAACAAACTTGGTAAAACTTCTATTGAATATAATACAGAAGATGCCATTATAAGGGAACTTGAGTCAAAGGGATGCAATGTAATCTACACTACTTACTCTGTATGTACGGATGATGTGGATTATTTTACCAAGGATGGCAAAGTGATTGTTGACTCTATTATTTCATTGAAAGGTTTCTATCTTAACTATGATGACCATGAAAAGGGAATAGAATATCTGGAAAAGTACAATGTGCCCGTAATTAAAGGAATAGAAGATTATTACCAGACACCGGATGAATACAATGAAAGTGTACTGGGATTAAGTACTGCTTCTATTCCCTATCAGGTTACACAGCCTGAAATAGACGGCCTCACAGATTATATTTGGGTTGCTGGAAGGGTAAAGGATGAGGAAACACAACAGTATTATTATGAGCCACTTACTTCTCAGGTTGAATGGATATGTGGCAGAGCCATAGCATGGGCGGATCTTGGCAGAAAGGAAAATGCTGATAAGAAAATCACCATCCTCTATTACAACCATGAGGGCGGTAAGAACAATATTGGTGCCAGTTACCTCGATATTGGTTCAAGTTTTACTTTGCTGCTGGACAATATGAAGGCAGCAGGCTATAACATAGGCAATGGAAGTATTCCAAATGGCAGCGAGTTTATTGATCTTTTCATTGAAAGCAGGAATGTTGGTACATGGGCACCCGGAGAACTTGAAAAAGTCGTGCAATCAGGCTATGTAACCCTTCTTCCCGTGGATGAATATCTTGAATGGTATAACACATTGCCAAAGAGTGTGCGTACTGAAGTAGAGGATACATGGGGAAAAGCACCTGGCGATGTCATGACGTATGAGAATTCAAGTGGAGAGTACTTTGTAATACCAACTATCCAGCTCGGAAACGTCAATTTTGTGCCTCAACCAATGAGAGCAATACTTTCTGATGAATCACTTATCTACCATAATTCTTCTATACCGCCTACACACCAGTATCTTGCGACATATTTCTGGATCAATAACGTTTATGATGCAGATGCAATGATTCACTTTGGTACGCATGGTACACAGGAATGGCTCCCAGGAAATGAAGTAGGGTTGTGGAGGTATGATTATCCGTCTATCATGGTGGCTGAGACACCTGTCATTTACCCGTATATCATGGATAACGTAGGTGAAGGCACACAGGCTAAGCGCCGTGGTGATGCAGTCATAATAGATCATCTTACACCGCCGATCATTGAAGCAGGCCTTTATGGTGATCTTGCTACGATGAGTGAGAAGATCCAGAATTATCAGGATGCAAAGAGTGATGATGAAACTGCAATGATGTCTCTCTACCGTAACAGCACGATAGAACTTTACGGTAATCTCAGTCTATCAGAGGATCTGGAAGTCTCAACTGGTGAACTGTATAATATGACAGATGATGACTTTGATAATTTCCTTGATAGTGTGTTAGAAGGTTATCTTGAAGATATGAAATCGGAACTCATACCTTATGGTCTTCATGTCTTTGGTGTGGCACCGGAAGGAAATAAGCTTGTCTGTATGGTAAAGTCCATGTTAGGTGATGACTTCAGTGACCATATATACAATATGCTGGACAAAGACAACGGAACTGAGGATGACTGGAAAGCAGAAGCAGATTCAGATGCTATATTGCTTTTGAATGCAACAGTCTTAAATGAAACGAATATTTCGACTGCTCAAGTCAATGTTCTTGGTCTTACTAATACTAATATTACCTCTGACCTTGAACTGGCAACTAAATATGCCTATAATCTGTCTCTGACAACACGTGAGATTAACCAAACATTGAGCGCACTTAACGCAAAATATATAGAACCAGGTACTGGAAATGATCCAATACTCAATCCAGATGCATTACCCACAGGTAAGAACTTCTATAGCTTTGATCAGAGGACCATTCCTGATGAAGAGACAGAAGCAATGGGATCTGCTATTATAGATGATTGGCTTGAAACCAATTATGCAGCTAATGGCACATATCCTAACAAGGTAGCTTTTGTAATGTGGTCTGTTGAAACGATGCGCCATGAAGGTCTAATGGAAGCAGAAATTTATTCTCTTCTAGGTGTGAAATTAGAGAGAACGAGTGGAAGAATTACTGGATTTACAGTGATCCCGCAGGAGGAGATGACACATCCGAGAATAGATGTCTTGCTCACAACATCAGGGCTTTATCGGGATACTTTCCCATATCAGGTAGAACTGCTGGATAAAGCAGTACGCATGGTTGCGCAGCTCAATGAAACAAATGAGACGAACTATGTAAGGTGGAATTCATTAAAAATAGAAGATGCAATGCTGGCAAGTGGGTACAATGAAAGCGTTGCACACAATATCTCTATGTCTAGGGTGTTCAGCGAAGCTGCAGGTACATATGGTACGGGTGTTACTGAAGCTGTAGAGGCAAGCAATACATGGGATAATTCTTCTGAAGTTGCTGACCTGTACATATCCAGGATGTCGAATGTTTATGGGGCAGATGTATGGGGTGTTAATTATGAGGATGTGTTCAAGCTGAATCTTGGAAATGTGGATGCAGCCATACATAGTGACACTTCAAACCTTTATGGTCTCATCGACAATGATGACTATTACTCCTACTTCGGAGCACTTGGACTTGCTGTAAAATCTATATCAGGTGAATCGCCTTCAATGTACATAGCCGATCTTACAAGCATGGATAACCCGGAGATCATCACGCTTGGAGAAGCTTTCAGTGCTGAGCTGACTGCAAGGTATCTTAATCCTAACTGGATTACCGGTATGATGGAATATGATTATGCAGGTGCCAGGGAGATGATGAAAACCGTAGAATATATGTGGGGATGGGAAGCAACTACTCCTGACCTGGTAACGGATTCAGACTGGAACAAGATGTATGAAACTTACATCCAGGATTCACAAAACCTTGGGCTGGATGAATTCCTTAAAGAAAATGCATATCAGTATCAGTCTATTACAGGAAGAATGCTTGAAACAATAAGGAAGGGTTCATGGGATGCATCTGATGAAGTGGTCCAAGATCTTGTGAAAGAATATGTAGATTCCGTAGTTGAAAATGGTGTTACGTGTTGTCACCATACATGCGGTAATCCCCTGCTGGATGAATACATACAGGGTGTAATGTCTGTTCCAGGTGTGGTGGACGAAGAAACAGCAGCAGAATACAAGAAACTCATGGAAGAAGCGACCACTGCAACTGATACTCAGAGCAGTTCCAGTCACAGCAGCAGTAGTTCCAATGACAAAGAACTGAAAATTACCAATCAAGCTGCAAGTTCCGAATCAAACCAGACTACTAATTCACAGGTAGGCGCAGGTGCAGATCTCAGTAAGCAGGCACCTGAAACATCCAAGTCTACCCCTGATAATTATGTCGAAGGCTATGAGATGACAAAGGAAACTGTTTCTCAACCTGAAAGTAACAATAGTCCTACATTCTCAGGTTCGGATTTAGTTGCCTTTTTATTGGTAGCAGGTGCAGCAGGTGCAGTGTTCCTTGGATTCATGAGAAAGAAGAAAATCTGA
- a CDS encoding DUF2162 domain-containing protein — MNSVYAIVVGILLGIMIFALKTGVGCGFSNIRRRDILIIASSYFVISVILGSLIGLVDQSNLDKITSLGMTLHVIVALLLIGAGIYTQKKWSCGHDVSKRTFLFISVPCPVCLTALFLSCMILASTLAWSGFRIGALVGFVFFITVVTSSWIFRKMHRTPEDLGAVMMFLGIFYLLGSMLVPAYIKSKQVAASNIGGEIDLLPLLLMGVVVGCGFLIHTLKVRQNEFL; from the coding sequence ATGAATTCAGTTTATGCTATTGTTGTTGGTATCCTGTTAGGGATAATGATATTTGCCCTGAAAACAGGTGTAGGGTGCGGTTTTTCCAATATCCGCAGAAGAGATATCTTGATCATTGCTTCAAGTTATTTTGTCATTTCCGTAATACTTGGCAGCCTGATAGGACTGGTGGATCAATCCAATCTTGATAAAATAACTAGTCTGGGTATGACCTTACATGTGATTGTGGCACTGCTCCTTATAGGTGCGGGAATCTACACCCAAAAAAAATGGTCATGCGGCCATGATGTGTCAAAGCGCACTTTCCTTTTTATCTCAGTACCATGTCCGGTATGTCTTACCGCTCTTTTTCTGTCCTGCATGATACTTGCTTCCACTCTTGCGTGGAGTGGGTTCAGGATCGGAGCCTTGGTTGGATTTGTCTTTTTTATCACAGTTGTAACTTCAAGCTGGATATTCCGTAAAATGCATCGTACTCCAGAGGACCTTGGGGCTGTGATGATGTTCCTTGGCATATTCTATTTGCTTGGTTCCATGCTTGTGCCAGCTTACATAAAATCCAAGCAAGTAGCTGCATCTAATATAGGAGGAGAAATTGACTTACTTCCTCTGTTATTAATGGGAGTTGTTGTTGGTTGTGGATTTTTAATTCATACTTTGAAGGTGAGACAAAATGAGTTTCTTTGA
- a CDS encoding DUF2149 domain-containing protein, producing MRQRRYRRTGLLRDEEERNPLEGVANLFDTAMVFAVALMLALLMSYNLTDLLNPTESTTIVKNPGQKDMQIIVKEEGKPIEVMNLTDQIGGGSGDVLGTAYKLADGRVVYVPDSGNETSTT from the coding sequence ATGAGGCAAAGGCGTTATAGGCGGACAGGCCTGTTGAGGGATGAAGAGGAACGTAATCCTTTGGAAGGGGTTGCAAACCTTTTTGATACTGCAATGGTGTTTGCAGTAGCTCTTATGCTGGCATTGTTGATGTCATACAATTTGACTGACTTACTCAATCCTACGGAAAGTACGACCATTGTTAAAAATCCTGGACAGAAAGATATGCAGATCATCGTAAAGGAGGAAGGCAAGCCCATCGAAGTGATGAACCTCACTGACCAGATCGGAGGAGGATCGGGTGACGTTCTTGGCACTGCATACAAACTGGCTGATGGAAGAGTGGTATATGTACCTGATAGTGGAAATGAGACATCTACTACTTAA
- a CDS encoding MotA/TolQ/ExbB proton channel family protein has translation MSFFDVTNNIMNTISNSLLFPVIFVLVLLSFVALLLVGEFLSEYAKRNRDVKNLESTCSEVQNNVQHANYKAAADALRRIKQNFIVTNFAHAAAEHMEKNRIAAIEWLSQEYEIKMAKKLEFTRIITTIGPMLGLMGTLIPMGPALVALAGGDLLTLAHNLMIAFATTVVGIFVSGIAYILTQIRKRWYWQDMADIDYILDTIEVKA, from the coding sequence ATGAGTTTCTTTGATGTAACAAACAATATAATGAATACTATTTCAAATTCATTACTATTTCCAGTAATTTTCGTGTTGGTATTGTTATCTTTTGTAGCCTTACTCTTAGTAGGAGAGTTTCTTTCAGAATATGCAAAGAGAAATAGGGATGTTAAAAATCTCGAAAGTACATGTTCTGAAGTGCAGAACAATGTACAGCATGCCAATTACAAAGCAGCAGCAGATGCTCTAAGAAGGATTAAGCAAAACTTCATTGTAACAAACTTTGCGCATGCTGCAGCTGAACATATGGAAAAAAACAGAATTGCTGCCATAGAATGGCTTTCACAGGAATATGAGATCAAGATGGCAAAGAAACTTGAGTTTACTCGTATCATCACAACCATCGGTCCAATGTTAGGACTTATGGGTACTCTCATTCCTATGGGACCTGCACTTGTGGCTCTAGCAGGAGGGGATCTATTAACCCTGGCTCATAATCTGATGATAGCTTTTGCAACTACAGTTGTCGGGATTTTTGTCAGTGGTATCGCTTATATCTTGACTCAAATACGAAAGAGGTGGTATTGGCAGGATATGGCGGATATTGATTACATCCTTGATACTATTGAGGTAAAAGCATGA
- a CDS encoding putative Ig domain-containing protein, which translates to MNCRGQIQQLINFAVILLISGIVLFGSLSVAIGEENTNNKNQVENTTVIDNSNLTEEQQKISSGLLGLTMDANSVTNVYTNSVGSSTDVVNQSGQQLVFVYVSLLQGEETSVIDPYVWNITSRDEENSVVAAWVDVSRLEEIASLEQVRNIRTVVQPVVNIGSATTAGDAIHRTDVVRSGYSQNGAGIKIGVISNGVDAISKAQASGDLPSDVKVLSNSVGGNEGIAMMEIIYDMAPGAKLYFHDHGSSVYEFNNAIDELIAAGCTIIVDDITWPDEPFFEDGVVAQHVAEVIANNNIVYISSAGNSGGRHYQGLFEDAGTGYHDKIFTLPAGSSYQLFLQWDDQFGSSANDYDLYVMDKSGTTIAYSANTQNGNSDPLEWTVTPYLTEPAYIKIKNRDGTAQQRTLEMFIYPTSAVSLDKTNLTSADSIFGHPAVTDAIAVAAISANDQGHDQVESYSSRGPVTIAYPTSTTRQKPDLAGVDRVAVSGAGNFGTIFSGTSASAPHIAAVAAQIWGYDKDMSAAEVRSILYESAEDVESSGFDYLSGYGRVDALNVFTRYVNRAPILAAVEDQELNETESIEINLIATDMDGDDLTYSTDASFGTLTGNVFSWTPTYDDAGTYTVQFSVTDGKYTTSKTATIKVNNVDRAPELEFIDNKAIDENSLLEFTVSANDPDGDTVAYSVAGLPSGAVFDANTRLFSWTPSTEAAGNYQVTFTAEANGLSDSESITITVGDIGSAPQLDPIGNKNLNENELLEFVVSATDPEGDAITYSTAGLPEGATFDANTRAFSWRPDYNDSGSYSIDFVAEAGNLTDSETVTITVNNVDREPEMSAIGNKVVNENESLSFMISATDIDNDPISYLAVNLPAGASLNNVTGEFNWVPTYSDSGEYNVVFIAASNGLIKSENVLITVHNVDRAPEFAAISDKEADENQLLTFNISATDEDGDIVSYSSDSLPEGAELDSETGDFSWTPDAAGNYNITFIAESNGLKDSETITINVLDSAPLISNLEEKDANSNSITLAWTSSSDVSLVEVYRNSTIIGNVTGSVSQYVDRNLNSDTTYEYSLVPYDVSGNKGTAISITLHTSSLSSSNSGSGGSSTSSSSTSKKSSGSGGGGGSSGSTEAYENIAVKDVATEYLGIDSNVTYEFNGEGNDILAITFHSLKNSGEITSTIEVLNNKSKSVNSEPEGIIYKYLNIWIGKSGFATASNIEDARIKFRVSNSWIEEMGVSSENIRLERYNGAEWEVLPTKFESRTTDYSIFESTTPGFSPFVIIAEKVLAAPVSSDAESEPTQIENTGPIESQPEKSNIWTIVISMLAIALLVIGYSYMKNRNN; encoded by the coding sequence ATGAACTGTAGAGGACAGATTCAGCAACTGATTAATTTTGCAGTAATTTTACTAATTTCAGGTATAGTCTTATTTGGTTCTTTGTCTGTAGCAATTGGAGAGGAGAACACAAATAATAAAAATCAGGTAGAAAACACAACTGTAATTGACAATTCAAATCTGACTGAAGAACAGCAAAAAATAAGTAGTGGCCTTCTCGGTCTGACTATGGATGCGAATTCAGTAACAAATGTTTATACCAATTCTGTCGGGTCTTCAACGGATGTAGTAAACCAATCCGGACAGCAGCTTGTATTTGTATATGTCAGTCTGTTGCAAGGTGAAGAAACATCTGTAATAGATCCCTATGTATGGAATATTACCAGCAGAGATGAAGAAAATTCAGTTGTTGCTGCTTGGGTAGACGTAAGCAGGCTAGAAGAAATTGCCTCTCTTGAACAAGTCCGCAATATAAGAACAGTTGTACAGCCAGTGGTCAACATTGGTTCTGCTACTACTGCAGGAGATGCCATTCATAGGACAGATGTTGTGAGATCGGGCTACTCTCAAAACGGTGCTGGCATAAAGATAGGGGTAATTTCTAATGGTGTGGATGCTATTTCTAAAGCTCAGGCTTCAGGGGACCTACCTTCAGATGTCAAAGTACTGAGTAACAGTGTTGGGGGTAATGAGGGTATTGCCATGATGGAGATCATCTATGACATGGCACCCGGCGCAAAATTATACTTCCACGATCACGGAAGTAGTGTATACGAATTCAATAATGCCATAGATGAATTAATAGCCGCAGGCTGTACCATTATAGTGGATGATATTACTTGGCCAGATGAGCCATTCTTTGAAGATGGAGTCGTGGCCCAACATGTTGCTGAAGTAATAGCAAATAACAATATTGTCTACATATCTTCTGCAGGTAACTCAGGGGGGAGGCATTACCAGGGCCTATTTGAAGATGCTGGTACTGGTTATCATGACAAGATATTCACTCTTCCTGCAGGTTCTTCTTACCAGCTGTTCCTTCAATGGGACGATCAGTTTGGTTCTTCTGCCAATGATTACGATCTTTATGTAATGGATAAGTCTGGAACCACAATCGCTTATTCCGCAAACACCCAGAATGGTAATAGTGATCCTTTAGAATGGACTGTTACTCCATATCTTACAGAACCAGCTTATATAAAGATTAAAAATCGGGACGGTACTGCACAGCAGCGTACTCTTGAAATGTTCATATATCCAACTTCTGCTGTAAGCTTAGATAAAACTAATCTTACTTCCGCAGATTCTATATTTGGTCATCCGGCAGTAACAGATGCTATTGCCGTAGCAGCAATATCTGCCAATGATCAGGGTCATGATCAAGTAGAGTCATATTCATCACGAGGTCCTGTAACTATTGCCTATCCTACTTCCACTACAAGACAGAAACCAGATCTGGCGGGTGTTGACCGTGTAGCTGTTAGCGGAGCGGGCAATTTTGGTACTATTTTCTCCGGGACCAGTGCATCAGCACCCCATATAGCAGCAGTGGCTGCACAGATTTGGGGATACGATAAAGACATGTCAGCTGCCGAAGTACGCAGCATATTATATGAAAGTGCTGAGGATGTAGAATCTTCCGGTTTTGATTATCTTTCAGGATATGGGAGGGTGGATGCACTTAACGTTTTCACAAGGTATGTTAATCGTGCTCCTATACTTGCAGCTGTTGAAGATCAGGAACTAAATGAAACAGAATCAATAGAAATTAATCTCATTGCTACTGACATGGATGGGGATGATCTTACATATTCTACAGACGCTTCATTTGGTACTCTCACAGGTAACGTATTTTCATGGACTCCCACATATGACGATGCGGGAACCTATACTGTCCAATTTTCAGTAACAGATGGGAAGTACACAACTTCTAAAACGGCAACCATCAAGGTAAATAATGTGGACAGGGCACCGGAACTTGAGTTTATCGATAACAAGGCGATAGACGAGAATAGTCTTCTGGAATTTACCGTTTCTGCTAATGATCCAGATGGCGATACAGTTGCATACTCAGTAGCTGGTTTGCCTTCAGGTGCTGTATTTGATGCTAACACAAGGTTGTTCAGTTGGACTCCATCCACTGAGGCTGCCGGAAACTATCAAGTAACATTCACTGCAGAGGCCAATGGTCTTAGTGACTCGGAATCAATTACAATTACAGTTGGTGATATTGGTAGTGCACCACAACTTGATCCTATTGGCAACAAAAATCTGAATGAAAATGAACTGCTTGAATTTGTTGTTTCGGCTACTGACCCTGAAGGCGATGCAATTACATATTCTACTGCAGGTTTGCCGGAGGGGGCTACATTTGATGCCAACACAAGAGCATTCAGCTGGAGGCCAGATTACAATGATTCTGGTTCTTATTCCATAGATTTTGTTGCAGAAGCAGGTAATCTCACAGATTCTGAAACAGTTACCATCACTGTGAACAATGTTGACCGAGAACCGGAAATGAGTGCTATAGGTAACAAAGTGGTAAACGAGAATGAGTCACTTAGTTTCATGATCTCAGCTACAGACATTGACAACGATCCAATTTCATATTTGGCTGTGAACTTGCCCGCTGGAGCCAGTCTTAACAATGTAACAGGTGAATTCAACTGGGTTCCTACTTACAGTGATTCAGGCGAATATAATGTGGTGTTCATAGCGGCATCCAATGGTCTGATTAAATCGGAAAATGTATTAATCACAGTTCATAATGTGGACCGAGCACCGGAATTTGCGGCCATAAGTGATAAAGAAGCAGATGAAAATCAGCTTTTGACCTTCAATATTTCAGCTACGGATGAGGATGGAGACATTGTTAGTTATTCATCAGACTCTCTTCCCGAGGGTGCAGAGTTGGATAGTGAAACCGGTGATTTCAGCTGGACACCGGATGCTGCAGGAAATTATAATATAACTTTCATTGCAGAGTCTAACGGCCTCAAAGATTCTGAAACCATAACAATTAATGTACTTGATTCTGCACCACTTATCTCCAATCTTGAAGAGAAAGATGCAAATTCAAACTCTATAACTTTAGCATGGACAAGTTCTTCGGATGTATCTTTAGTTGAAGTGTATAGAAACAGCACTATTATTGGAAATGTGACCGGATCTGTATCTCAATACGTAGATCGGAATTTGAATAGTGATACTACATATGAATATTCTTTAGTGCCTTATGATGTCAGCGGAAACAAAGGTACTGCAATAAGCATTACTCTCCACACTTCCTCTTTATCATCTAGTAACAGTGGAAGTGGAGGAAGTAGTACGAGTAGTAGCAGCACATCCAAGAAGAGTAGTGGTAGCGGTGGTGGAGGCGGCAGTTCAGGCAGTACTGAGGCCTATGAAAATATTGCAGTGAAAGATGTTGCCACCGAATACTTGGGAATAGATTCCAATGTCACTTATGAGTTCAATGGAGAGGGTAACGACATCCTTGCAATTACTTTCCATTCTCTTAAGAATTCAGGTGAGATCACTTCTACTATTGAGGTACTTAATAACAAATCAAAGTCAGTTAATAGCGAGCCAGAAGGTATTATATATAAGTATTTGAATATATGGATTGGCAAATCTGGTTTTGCTACAGCCTCTAACATAGAGGATGCAAGGATCAAATTCAGAGTTTCTAACTCATGGATTGAAGAAATGGGTGTAAGTTCTGAAAATATAAGATTAGAGAGATACAATGGAGCTGAATGGGAAGTACTGCCCACCAAATTTGAAAGCAGGACCACGGACTATTCAATATTTGAATCAACTACGCCTGGATTTTCTCCATTTGTCATTATAGCTGAAAAAGTTCTGGCTGCCCCTGTAAGTAGTGATGCAGAGTCAGAGCCTACTCAGATCGAAAATACCGGTCCGATAGAAAGTCAACCTGAAAAGTCCAACATATGGACAATTGTAATATCCATGCTTGCAATCGCATTGCTTGTTATTGGATATTCCTATATGAAGAACCGAAATAATTAA